Proteins co-encoded in one Pseudomonas beijingensis genomic window:
- a CDS encoding glutamine synthetase family protein translates to MSVPPRAVQLNEANAFLKEHPEVLYVDLLIADMNGVVRGKRIERTSLHKVYEKGINLPASLFALDINGSTVESTGLGLDIGDADRICYPIPDTLCNEPWQKRPTAQLLMTMHELEGEPFFADPREVLRQVVTKFDELGLTICAAFELEFYLIDQENVNGRPQPPRSPISGKRPHSTQVYLIDDLDEYVDCLQDILEGAKEQGIPADAIVKESAPAQFEVNLHHVADPIKACDYAVLLKRLIKNIAYDHEMDTTFMAKPYPGQAGNGLHVHISILDKDGKNIFASEDPEQNAALRHAIGGVLETLPAQMAFLCPNVNSYRRFGAQFYVPNSPTWGLDNRTVALRVPTGSADAVRLEHRVAGADANPYLLMAAVLAGVHHGLVNKIEPGAPVEGNSYEQNEQSLPNNLRDALRELDDSEVMAKYIDPKYIDIFVACKESELEEFEHSISDLEYNWYLHTV, encoded by the coding sequence ATGTCGGTACCCCCGCGTGCCGTTCAGCTTAACGAAGCGAACGCGTTCCTTAAGGAACATCCTGAGGTTCTGTACGTTGACCTTCTGATTGCGGATATGAATGGTGTGGTGCGCGGCAAGCGCATAGAACGCACCAGCCTCCACAAGGTTTACGAGAAAGGCATCAACCTGCCGGCCTCTTTATTTGCTCTGGATATCAATGGCTCTACGGTGGAAAGCACCGGCCTGGGCCTGGACATCGGTGATGCTGACCGAATCTGTTATCCAATCCCTGACACCCTGTGCAACGAGCCTTGGCAGAAGCGCCCTACTGCGCAACTGTTGATGACCATGCACGAACTCGAAGGCGAACCTTTCTTCGCCGACCCGCGTGAAGTCCTGCGACAGGTCGTGACCAAGTTCGATGAACTGGGTCTGACCATCTGCGCCGCATTCGAGTTGGAGTTCTACCTGATCGACCAGGAAAACGTGAATGGACGCCCACAACCGCCTCGCTCGCCGATTTCCGGCAAACGCCCGCATTCGACACAGGTCTACCTGATCGATGACCTCGACGAATACGTCGATTGCCTCCAGGACATTCTGGAAGGGGCCAAGGAGCAAGGCATTCCCGCCGACGCCATCGTCAAGGAAAGTGCCCCGGCGCAGTTCGAAGTGAACCTGCACCACGTGGCCGATCCGATCAAGGCGTGCGACTACGCGGTCCTGCTCAAGCGCCTGATCAAGAACATCGCCTACGACCATGAAATGGACACCACCTTCATGGCCAAGCCGTATCCGGGCCAGGCGGGCAATGGGTTGCACGTCCACATTTCGATTCTGGATAAAGACGGCAAGAATATCTTTGCCAGCGAGGATCCCGAGCAGAACGCCGCACTGCGTCACGCGATCGGCGGTGTGCTCGAGACCCTGCCCGCGCAGATGGCTTTCCTCTGCCCGAACGTCAACTCCTACCGTCGTTTCGGCGCACAGTTCTACGTGCCGAACTCGCCGACCTGGGGCCTGGACAACCGCACCGTGGCCTTGCGCGTGCCCACCGGCTCGGCCGATGCCGTGCGTCTGGAACACCGCGTCGCCGGCGCCGATGCCAACCCCTACCTGCTGATGGCGGCAGTGTTGGCGGGTGTGCACCATGGCCTGGTCAACAAGATCGAGCCCGGTGCGCCGGTGGAAGGCAACAGCTACGAGCAGAACGAGCAAAGCCTGCCGAACAACTTGCGCGATGCACTGCGCGAGCTCGACGACAGTGAAGTCATGGCCAAGTACATCGATCCGAAATACATCGATATCTTCGTGGCCTGTAAGGAAAGTGAGCTGGAGGAGTTCGAACACTCCATCTCCGACCTCGAATACAACTGGTACCTGCATACCGTGTAA
- a CDS encoding aspartate aminotransferase family protein, with amino-acid sequence MTRNNPQTREWQALSNDHHLAPFSDFKQLKEKGPRIITHAKGVYLWDSEGNKILDGMAGLWCVAVGYGRDELADAASQQMRELPYYNLFFQTAHPPVLELSKAIADIAPEGMNHVFFTGSGSEGNDTMLRMVRHYWAIKGQPNKKVIISRKNGYHGSTVAGASLGGMTYMHEQGDLPIPGIVHIAQPYWFGEGGDMSPEEFGVWAANQLEEKILEIGVDNVGAFIAEPIQGAGGVIVPPDSYWPRMKEILAKYDILFVADEVICGFGRTGEWFGTDHYGLKPHMMTIAKGLTSGYIPMGGLIVRDDVVAVLNEGGDFNHGFTYSGHPVAAAVALENIRILRDEKIIERVHSETAPYLQKRLRELNDHPLVGEVRGVGLLGAIELVQDKATRKRYEGKGVGMICRQFCFDNGLIMRAVGDTMIIAPPLVISKAEIDELVTKARQCLDLTLNALQG; translated from the coding sequence ATGACCCGCAATAACCCGCAAACCCGTGAATGGCAGGCCCTGAGCAACGATCACCACCTGGCGCCGTTCAGCGATTTCAAGCAGCTCAAAGAGAAAGGCCCGCGCATCATTACTCACGCCAAGGGCGTCTACCTCTGGGACAGTGAAGGCAACAAGATCCTCGACGGTATGGCCGGCCTCTGGTGCGTGGCCGTCGGTTATGGCCGCGACGAACTGGCCGACGCCGCCAGCCAACAGATGCGCGAACTGCCGTACTACAACCTGTTCTTCCAGACGGCCCACCCGCCGGTGCTGGAATTGTCCAAAGCCATCGCCGACATCGCCCCTGAAGGCATGAATCATGTGTTCTTCACCGGCTCCGGCTCCGAGGGCAACGACACCATGTTGCGCATGGTCCGCCACTATTGGGCGATCAAGGGCCAGCCGAACAAGAAAGTCATCATCAGCCGCAAGAACGGTTATCACGGTTCGACCGTCGCCGGCGCGAGCCTGGGCGGCATGACCTATATGCACGAGCAGGGCGACCTGCCGATCCCGGGCATCGTCCACATCGCCCAGCCTTACTGGTTCGGCGAAGGCGGCGACATGAGCCCCGAAGAGTTCGGCGTGTGGGCGGCCAACCAGTTGGAAGAAAAGATCCTGGAGATCGGCGTGGACAACGTCGGTGCCTTCATCGCCGAGCCGATCCAGGGCGCCGGTGGCGTAATCGTGCCGCCGGACAGCTACTGGCCGCGCATGAAGGAAATCCTCGCCAAGTACGACATTCTGTTCGTGGCCGATGAAGTGATCTGTGGCTTCGGCCGTACCGGTGAGTGGTTCGGTACCGATCATTACGGGTTGAAACCGCACATGATGACCATCGCCAAGGGCCTGACCTCTGGCTACATCCCCATGGGCGGGTTGATCGTGCGCGACGACGTGGTCGCGGTGCTCAACGAAGGCGGTGACTTCAACCACGGGTTTACCTACTCCGGTCACCCGGTGGCCGCGGCGGTGGCCCTGGAAAACATCCGCATCCTGCGCGACGAGAAGATCATCGAGCGTGTCCACAGCGAAACGGCACCCTATTTGCAGAAGCGTTTGCGGGAACTGAACGATCATCCGCTGGTGGGTGAAGTACGCGGGGTCGGTTTGCTGGGGGCGATCGAACTGGTCCAGGACAAGGCCACGCGCAAGCGCTACGAAGGCAAGGGCGTGGGCATGATCTGCCGGCAGTTCTGTTTCGATAACGGGCTGATCATGCGCGCGGTGGGCGACACCATGATCATTGCGCCGCCGCTGGTGATCAGCAAGGCCGAGATCGATGAGCTGGTGACCAAGGCGCGGCAGTGTCTGGACCTGACCCTCAATGCATTGCAAGGCTAA
- a CDS encoding glutamine synthetase family protein, with translation MSNNLDQLTDWLKDHKITEVECMIGDLTGITRGKISPTNKFIAEKGMRLPESVLLQTVTGDYVEDDIYYELLDPADIDMICRPDENAVFLVPWAIEPTAQVIHDAYDKQGNPIELSPRNVLKKVLKLYADKGWQPIVAPEMEFYLTKRSDDPDFPLQPPIGRSGRPETGRQSFSIEAANEFDPLFEDVYDWCELQELDLDTLIHEDGTAQMEINFRHGDALSLADQILVFKRTMREAALKHDVAATFMAKPMTGEPGSAMHLHQSIIDKETGKNVFSNEDGTMSDLFLHHIGGLQKFIPELLPLFAPNVNSFRRFLPDTSAPVNVEWGEENRTVGLRVPDAGPQNRRVENRLPGADANPYLAIAASLLCGFIGMVEGISPSAPVVGRGYERRNLRLPLTIEDALERMENSTTIEKYLGKKFITGYVAVKRAEHENFKRVISSWEREFLLFAV, from the coding sequence ATGAGTAACAACCTCGACCAGCTCACCGATTGGTTGAAAGACCACAAGATCACAGAAGTCGAATGCATGATTGGCGACCTGACCGGTATCACCCGGGGCAAGATCTCGCCGACCAACAAGTTCATCGCCGAGAAAGGCATGCGTCTGCCCGAGAGCGTTCTGCTCCAGACCGTTACGGGCGACTATGTCGAAGACGACATCTATTACGAACTGCTCGACCCGGCTGACATCGACATGATCTGCCGCCCGGACGAGAACGCCGTATTCCTTGTGCCATGGGCCATCGAGCCCACCGCCCAGGTCATCCACGACGCCTACGACAAGCAGGGCAACCCCATCGAGCTGTCGCCGCGCAACGTGCTCAAGAAAGTGCTCAAGCTCTACGCCGACAAAGGCTGGCAGCCCATCGTCGCGCCGGAAATGGAGTTCTACCTGACCAAACGCAGCGACGATCCGGACTTTCCGCTGCAACCGCCCATTGGTCGCTCCGGCCGCCCGGAAACCGGTCGCCAGTCTTTCTCGATCGAAGCGGCCAACGAATTCGACCCGCTGTTCGAAGACGTCTACGACTGGTGCGAGTTGCAGGAACTGGACCTCGATACCCTGATCCACGAGGACGGCACGGCGCAGATGGAAATCAATTTCCGTCATGGCGATGCCCTGTCCCTGGCCGACCAGATCCTGGTGTTCAAGCGCACCATGCGCGAGGCGGCACTCAAGCACGACGTGGCGGCCACGTTCATGGCCAAGCCCATGACCGGCGAGCCGGGCAGCGCGATGCACTTGCACCAGAGCATCATCGACAAGGAAACCGGCAAGAACGTCTTCTCCAATGAAGACGGGACCATGAGCGATCTGTTCCTGCACCACATCGGCGGCCTGCAGAAGTTCATCCCCGAGCTGTTGCCGCTGTTCGCCCCCAACGTCAACTCGTTCCGCCGCTTCCTGCCGGACACCTCGGCACCGGTGAACGTGGAGTGGGGCGAAGAGAACCGCACCGTGGGCCTGCGCGTGCCGGATGCTGGGCCGCAGAACCGTCGGGTGGAAAACCGCTTGCCGGGCGCCGACGCCAACCCGTATCTGGCGATTGCCGCCAGCCTGCTGTGCGGCTTCATCGGCATGGTCGAGGGCATCAGCCCGAGCGCGCCGGTGGTGGGCCGTGGCTACGAACGCCGCAACCTGCGTTTGCCGCTGACCATCGAAGACGCCCTGGAACGCATGGAAAACAGCACCACCATCGAGAAATACCTGGGCAAGAAATTCATCACAGGCTACGTCGCGGTCAAGCGGGCCGAGCATGAAAACTTCAAGCGCGTCATCAGTTCGTGGGAGCGGGAATTCCTGCTCTTTGCCGTCTGA
- a CDS encoding gamma-glutamyl-gamma-aminobutyrate hydrolase family protein, which produces MSRLPLIGVTTCSKQMGLHAYHASGDKYSRAVATAAKGLPVLLPSLADLFAPSDILDALDGILFTGSPSNVEPFHYQGPASAPGTAHDPARDATTLPLIRAAVAAGVPVLGICRGFQEMNVAFGGSLHQKVHEVGTFIDHREDDTQAVDVQYGPAHTVHIQPGGVLAGLGLPQWIDVNSIHSQGIERLAPGLRAEAVAPDGLIEAISVLKGKAFALGVQWHPEWEVSSNPHYLAIFQAFGDACRARATQRDADASNNA; this is translated from the coding sequence ATGTCTCGCCTGCCGTTAATCGGCGTCACCACCTGCTCCAAGCAGATGGGTCTGCATGCTTATCACGCCAGTGGCGATAAATATTCCCGGGCTGTCGCGACAGCCGCCAAGGGCTTGCCAGTGCTGCTCCCGTCCTTGGCGGATCTGTTCGCGCCGTCCGATATTCTGGACGCCCTGGACGGTATTCTCTTTACCGGCTCTCCTTCCAATGTAGAACCTTTTCACTACCAGGGCCCAGCCAGCGCGCCGGGCACTGCCCATGATCCTGCACGGGACGCCACCACCCTGCCGCTGATCCGCGCCGCTGTCGCGGCGGGCGTCCCGGTGCTGGGCATCTGCCGTGGTTTCCAGGAGATGAACGTAGCCTTTGGCGGCAGCCTGCATCAGAAGGTTCATGAAGTGGGAACGTTTATCGATCATCGTGAAGACGATACTCAAGCGGTGGACGTCCAATACGGTCCTGCCCACACCGTGCATATCCAGCCTGGCGGCGTACTGGCAGGCCTGGGGTTGCCTCAATGGATAGACGTCAACTCGATCCACAGCCAGGGTATCGAGCGCCTGGCACCTGGCTTGCGGGCCGAAGCGGTGGCGCCGGACGGCCTGATCGAGGCTATTTCGGTATTAAAAGGCAAGGCTTTTGCTTTAGGTGTGCAATGGCACCCTGAATGGGAGGTAAGCTCTAACCCGCACTACCTTGCGATTTTCCAGGCATTTGGCGATGCCTGCCGCGCAAGGGCAACACAACGCGACGCGGATGCGTCAAACAACGCCTGA
- a CDS encoding TOBE domain-containing protein yields MTIKAINVRNQFKGTIKEIVEGDVLSEIDVQTASGIVTSVITTRSVKELELAIGSEVIAFVKSTEVSIAKL; encoded by the coding sequence ATGACTATCAAAGCCATCAACGTACGCAACCAGTTCAAAGGCACCATCAAGGAAATCGTCGAAGGCGACGTGCTGTCGGAAATCGACGTGCAGACCGCTTCCGGCATCGTCACGTCGGTCATCACTACCCGCTCGGTCAAGGAGCTGGAGCTGGCGATCGGCAGTGAAGTGATCGCCTTCGTCAAATCCACTGAGGTGTCTATCGCCAAGTTGTGA
- a CDS encoding TetR/AcrR family transcriptional regulator — protein sequence MTRIAAPRKPRARSQARIDTILDAARTLLAAEGVASLSIYSVAERAGIPPSSVYHFFASVPALLEALTADVHAAFRAGLQAPIDHAALNHWHDLSRLVEQRMLAIYSQDAAARQLILAQHGLTEVTQADRQHDLELSDLMHKVFDHHFALPPLPKDVDVFALAMELGDRVYARSIQQHGQITPRMAEEGMRVFDAYLGLYLPPYLPKREAP from the coding sequence ATGACACGCATCGCCGCACCCCGCAAACCCCGCGCACGCAGCCAGGCCCGGATCGACACCATTCTCGATGCCGCCCGTACACTGCTTGCCGCCGAAGGCGTGGCCAGCCTGTCGATCTACAGCGTCGCCGAGCGCGCCGGGATCCCGCCCTCTTCCGTGTACCATTTCTTCGCCAGCGTCCCGGCCCTGCTCGAAGCCCTGACCGCCGATGTCCACGCCGCCTTTCGCGCGGGCCTGCAAGCACCGATCGATCATGCAGCGCTGAACCACTGGCACGACCTGTCACGGCTGGTGGAACAGCGCATGCTCGCCATCTACAGCCAGGACGCCGCCGCTCGCCAGCTGATCCTGGCCCAGCACGGCCTGACCGAAGTCACCCAGGCCGACCGCCAGCACGACCTTGAGCTGAGTGACTTGATGCACAAGGTATTCGACCACCATTTCGCCCTGCCGCCCTTGCCTAAAGACGTCGACGTGTTCGCCCTGGCCATGGAACTGGGCGACCGCGTCTACGCCCGCTCGATACAACAGCACGGCCAGATCACCCCGCGCATGGCCGAAGAAGGCATGCGGGTGTTCGATGCGTACCTGGGACTGTATCTGCCGCCGTATCTCCCCAAGCGTGAAGCCCCCTGA